CCGCCGGAGACACCGGCGGCGGCGTGAACTCGGACGACGGAGTCACCGTGACCATGGTCGACAGTCTGGTGTCGGGCAACAAATCCAAGCGAGAGGGCGGCGGCCTCGACCCGAGCGCAGGCTCGCTCACGCTCACCAACACCACGGTCAGCGGGAATCACAGCGCGAAGGGCGGCGGCATCCAGCTCGAGACCGGCGGACTGCTCGCCCTGAACAACGTGACCATCGCCGGCAACAAGGCCAGGGAGGGCGCCGGGCTCTGGACCGAGGCGGGCACCACGGCCACGCTCACGAACACGTTGATCGCGAAGAACTCGCCGTTCGACTGCTTCGGTCCAGTCGTGTCGAACGGCTCGAACCTGATCGGCAAGGTCGACGGCTGTCTGGTCAGCGGTGACACGACGGGCAACATCGTGGGTGGCCCGAGGCCCGTGAAGCCCGTCGACCCGCGGCTCGGCCCGCTGCGCGACAACGGCGGGCCGTCGAAGACCCAGGCTCTCCTGCCCGGGAGCCCGGCGATCGACGCCGTGGTGGGAACCTGCCCGCCTCCGGCTGCGGATCAGCGCGGCATGCCGCGCTCCGGGACCTGCGACATCGGCGCCTTCGAGGTGCAGTGAGTCGCGGCTCAGCCCTGCGCGCGGATCTTCTCCAGCACCGGCCGGATCACGGCGAGAAAACGCTCCGGGTCCTCGCACATCGGGAAGTGGCCCAGCCCCGTCATCGGCGCCCACTCGGCGCCCGGGATCGCCGCCGCCACGTCGCGCGCCATGTCGAGCGGCGTCGTGAAGTCGTACTCGCCGGTCAGGAGATGCACGCGGCAGCGCCGGGTGTCGATCGCGCCGAGCTGCTCACGGGTCATCTGATGATCGACGCTGTAGTAGTAGAGATCGCCCTTGAACACCGGCGGCGCGCCCTGGCTGTACACCCACTCCGTCTCGCGCCGGTAGCGCTCCGGCGCCGTGGGCGAGGTGAGTCCGTACATCAGGCTGGCCTTGAAGGCGTTGGAGACGCGCGGGTGGTTGAAGATGTCGTCCCAGCCGCCCGGAGTGCTGGCGGCGGCCTCGAGCCCGATCACGGCGCGGAACGACTCCGGGTGGTTCGCGGCCAGGTCGAGCGCGAGGTGTCCGCCGATCGAGCTGCCCAGATACACGGGGCGCTCCAGCTCGAGCGCCCGCGCGAGCGCCAGCGGCACCTGCATCAGGAAGGCCTTGGTGAGACGGTATTCCTCGGCCCACCAGGTCTTGCCTTCCGGCGGGAGTGACTTCCCGTGATACGGCAGGTCGTAGGCGATCACCCGGAAGTCGCGCGTGACCTCCTCGGCGGCCAGCAGGTGGCGCCACTGCGCGCCGTGCGCCCCCGCGGTGTGCTGGCAGAGCAGCGGAATGCCCCTGCCCGCCTCCTCGAAATACACCCGGTGGGCGAGCCCGTCGAGCTCGAGCGTCAGGTAGCGGCCCACGACCGGCTCGAGCGGAGTCACTGGCTCACCCGCAGCGCGGAGAGGATCTGCACCAGCCGCCTCAGCGCCGGGTAGTAGGCCGCATAGGCGATGCGGTTCTCGGGCAAGCGCACGCCGTGCGCCGTGTGCGCGGCGAACAGGTCCTGGTAGTAGGGCCGCGGCACGGGCGCGAGCAGCTCGCGCCACTGCTCCTCGCTGGCGCCGACGAACAGATCGCACGCGGCGTCGGCGGCGCAGGGCACGGCCGCCACCAGGCTCCCGTTCCGGAACGAGAGCTTGTGCGAAGCGCTGCCCATGTCGAGCCGCAGGGTGGCGTCCCACGAGCGCGCGGCCTGCCGGAACTCGCCGTCGCGATTCACTCGTTCGGAGAGGTCCTGCCAGCGCACCATCACACACCCGAGCCGGTCTTCAGGGTGATCCCGCCGTCGACCTTGATCTCCTGCCCGGTGATGTTCATGGCGTCGTCGCTGGCCAGGAAGCACACGAGCTTGCCGATGTCCTCGGGGGTCTGCTCGCGCCCGAGCGGCGCGGCCTGCTTCACCGCGGCCAGGAAGATCTCGCGCGCCGAGAGGTCGCGGTACTCGGGGCGAGTCAGCTTCATGACCATGGCCAGACCCTCCCAGGCGCGCGTGAACAGGAAGCCCGGACAGATCGCGTTCACGCGGATGTTGGACGGGCCGAGCTCGAGCGCCAGTGACTTCGTGAGATGCACCACGCCGGCCTTGGCCGCGCCGTACGCCGCGAGCTGCGGCGAGGGCACCAGCGCCGCGATCGAGGCGATGTTCACGATCGTCCCGCCGCCGCGCGCCCGCAGGCGCGGGATCGCCGCCTTGCAGCCCGCGAACGTGGTGCGCAGGTTGTTCGCGAGCTGTGAGTCCCACGAGGCCTGCGGCAGATTCTCGAGCCCCGGCCCGGTCGGGATCTCCTCCGGGCGAATCACTCCGGTGCCGGCGCCCGCGTTGTTCACCATCACGTCGAGTCCGCCGAGCTCGCGCACGACGCGCTCCACGGCCGCGGCGATCGCCCGCTCGTCGGAGCAATCCGCGGCGATGCCGAGCGCGCGCCCGCCCAGCCCCTTCGCCGTCTTCTCCGCTTCCGGCCCGTCGATGTCGACCACGGCGACCGCCGCGCCCTCCTTGGCCAGGCAGGTGGCGATGCCCGCGCCGATCCCGCGCGCCCCCCCCGTGACCACCGCGACCTTGCCCGAGAGCCTCATCTCACGACCTCCTGCTGCACGGACCGATCCTGAATCACGCGCACTCCACAATGCAAATGCCGGCGTATCCTGGCGGGTCGAGGACGGAGGAGGAGCCATGCTGGAAGGGTCGTGCGACTGCGGCGCGGTCCGAATCGAGCTCGACGTGGCCCCGAAGGACGTCACCGATTGCAACTGCGGGATCTGCCGCCGCTGCGGCGCGCGCTGGTCCTACTTCCACCCCATGTCGGTTCGCATCCTTCCGCCCTCGGGCGCGACGGCGATCTACCAGCGCGGTAAACGCATGCTCGAGTTCCACCGCTGCACCATGTGTGGCTGCGTCACTCACTGGGCGCCGGTCGACAAGCGCCATCCGCGCATGGGCGTGAACATGCGTCTGTTCCCGCCCGAGCTGCTCGCGAAGCTCGAGGTGCTGCTGTGCGACGCGGCCTCCTGGTAGTCTGACCCCATGAGCCCGAACGAGCCATGGCAGGCCCTCGCGCGCTTCGACACGCCCACCATCTGCAACGCGCTCGAGGCGGTCTGCCCCGAGCGACGCGGCGTCGGCTTCACGATCCACTCACTCTTCTGCGCGCATCCGGGCCTGCCGCCGATCGTGGCGCGCGCGCGCACCGCGACCATCCGCGCGGCCACGCCCTCGGGCCGGAGCGCCGCGGACGAGGCGCAGCTGCTGCATGACTACTACCGGCACGTCGGCGCGCCGCCGCACCCGACCGTCACCGTGATCGAGGACCTCGATCCCGTGCCCGGCACGGGCGCGTGGTGGGGCGAGGTGCACACTCACCTGCACCGCGGGCTCGGGTCACTCGGCGTGATCACCAACGGCAGCGTGCGCGACCTGGACCAGATCGCGCCCGGCTTCCAGGTGCTGGCGGGCAAGGTCGCGCCCTCGCACGCGCACGTGCACCCGGTCGAGGTCGGCGTTCCGGTCTCGGTCGCGGGCATGCGCGTCTCGCCGGGTGACTGGATCCACGCCGACCGCCACGGCGCGGTGGTGATCCCCGAGCCCGCGCTCGCGTCGCTGGCGGCAGCCGCCGAAGCCGTGACTCGCCGCGAGCGCGTGCTGATCGAGGCCAGCCAGAAGCCCGGCTTCGACCTGGCGCAGCTCGAAGCGCTGCTCTCGGGGCGGGCGCACTGACGTGGCGATCCAGCCCAAAGACCTCGAGCACGTGCGCGCCCACGCCGACCCCGCACACGCCTGCAACCAGGGCAGCCTGATCCGGCTGGCGAACGGCGAGCTCCTGATGGGCTACAACGAGGAGCGCGGCACGCGCCATCGCGACAGCGGTCAGTCGTGTCTGGTGCGCTCGCGCGACGGCGGCCGCAGCTGGGACCCGGCTTCGCGCACGGTCGTCTGGCCCTGGAGTGACACGCAGGGCAACTGGGACTGCGCGTTCGCGCAGCTCTCCGACGGCGAGATCCTGATGCACACGCGCGTGTGCAGCTTCCTCGACGCGACCGCGCTGCGCGGCGCCGCCGACCAGGTGGTGGGCGGGCCCCCGCCCGGCCGCGCGGAGCGCTTCAAGCGCCAGACGGGCTATGCGCTGTGCCGCTCGCGCGACGGCGGGCACACCTGGAGCGCGCCCCGTCCGGTGAACACGAGCCCGATCTGTGACTCGGGGCTCGGGCCGTACATCGTGGGCGGATCCGGCGCCGGTCACGTGATCGAGCTGCCCGACGGCGGCCTGCTCATGCCTCTGCACGGCACGATCTCGCGCGAGTGGCCGCTGGCGGCCGGCGAGACCCCGCGCTGCTTCGTGCTGCGCTCCGACGACCGCGGCCGGAACTGGGAGTATTGGGCGACCGTGGCCTACGACGCCTCGCACATCCTCGAGTGGGTCGAGCCGGGCATGACGCGCCTGCGCGACGGCCGGCTCATATGTCTCATGCGCACGCAGGCGCGGCCCGGCCGCTTCGACCACCTGTGGTTCAGCGAGTCCGCCGACGATGGCGCGAGCTGGAGCCGCCCGGAGCGCACGGGTCTGTGGGGCTACCCCGCGGACGTGACTCAGCTCGACGACGGCCGCGTGCTCGCCGTGTACGGCTACCGGCGCGCGCCTTGGGGCGTGCGCGCCTGTGTCTCGCGCGACGGGCGCAGCTGGGACCCGCGCAACGAGTTCGTGGTACGAGAAGGCGGCGCTGCCGAGCCCGGCTTCCGCGAGTACTGGCACATCGGCTATCCCACGCTGGCGCTCGCGCCCGACGGTGCGATCGCGGTCGCGTACCACGAGTACGCGCGCGGCGCGACGCCCATTCAGGAGATGTGGGTCACGCGCTTCCGTCTGTAGCGACCATCTCCAGGTTCCGCAGCGGCGAGCCGGGCCGAAGCGGCTTCGAGTCACCGGTCAGCGCGAAGCCGGCGCTCTGGTAGAGCGCGATCGCGCGCTGGTTGGTCTCGGTCACGCTCAGCACCAGCCGCGCGCAGCCGCGCGCGCGCAAGGCGGAGCAGGCGGCCTCGAGCAGCGCGCGCCCGAGCCCCGCGCCGCGCGCGCCCGGGTCGAGCCACATCGCGCCGATGTAGCCCGTGCCGGCGGCCGCGGTGGCCGAGACCAGCCCCACGGCCCGTCCATCGCGCTCGGCGACGAAGAGCGCCGCGTGCTCGCCCGTGCCGAAGGCGCGCGCGCCCCGTTGCCAGTACGCGTCGTCTTCGCGAGCCACTTCCTCGGCCAGCGGGCTGAACGAATCGGGCGAGTCACGCAGCGCGCGCAGCCGCAGCTCCCGGAGCAGCCGCCACTCGTCCTCGCGCAGCTTCCGGATCGCCTGCATGCCGCATTCTAGGCGTAGTACGATCGCGCCATGAAGATCTACGGTCACAAGCAAGCCCCCAACCCGCGCCGCGTGCGCATCTTCCTGGCCGAGAAAGGCGTGAGCGTGCCGACCGAAGAGGTCGACATCTTCGCCCGTGACAACCGCAAGCCGCCATTCCTGGCCAAGAACCCGCTGGGCGGCATTCCCGTGCTCGAGCTCGACGACGGCACGTGCATCGCGGAGTCGGTCGCGATCTGCCGCTACCTCGAGGGACTCCACCCCAAGCCGGCGCTGTTCGGCGAGACACCGCTGCAAGAGGCCACGATCGAGATGTGGAACCGGCGCCTGGAGCTCGTGCTGTTCCAGTCGATCGGCATGGTGTGGATCCACGGCCACCCGCTCACGAAGGCGTTGCTGAAGCAGATCCCCGAGAACGTGGCGCCGGCCCGGGCGCGCGCCGCGGAGTTCTTCGCCCTGCTCGACGCCGAGCTGGCCAAGCGCCCGTTCATCGCGGGGCCGAGCTACTCGATCGCCGACGTCACGGCCCTGTGCGCGATCGACTTCGGGCGCTTCATCGAAGTGACTCCCGATGCGTCGCTCGCCCACCTGGCGCGCTGGCACGCGGCGGTGTCTGCCCGGCCCAGCGCCGGAGCCTAGAGTCCTAGGGCGCCGCTCGCACCAGCCGCTCCAGCTCCGGCAGGCGCTTCTCGACCGCCTCCGGCTTCTGCGAGCCGAGCTGCACCACCAGCCGATCGACCCCGAGGTCGGCGAACGCCTTCAGTGACTCGGGCGTCGCGTCGCGCGGGGTGATCACGATCTCGAAGCCCTTGCGCGAGCGCCCCGCCGCCGCGAGCGCGCCGTCGAGGCTCTTCAGCGTGGCCGCGGTCAGCTCCGGAGTCAGTGCGAAGCCGTACCAGCCGCTGCCGAGCTCGGCGGCGCGGCGCAGCGAGCGAGGCGCGTGGCCGCCGACGATGATCGGCACGTGCGGCTTCTGCACGGGCTTGGGATCCATGCGGCACGCTGCGAGCTGCAGGTGCTTGCCCTGGAACGACGCGAGCGGCTGGGTCCACAGGGCGATCATGGCCTTCAGGAACTCGTCGCAGCGCTCGCCGCGGTCCTCCCAGCCGTAGCCGCAGGCGATCACCTCTTCCTTGCACCAGCCCACGCCGACGCCGAAGTCGATGCGCCCACCCGTGAGCCAGTCGAGCGTGGCGAACTCCTTCGCGGTGTAGATCGGGTTGCGCTGCGGCACGAGCGTGATGCCCGTGCCGAGCCGCAGGCTCTTCGTCGCGCCGGCGAGGAAGCCGAAGGTCGCGACCGTGTCGAGCATGCCCCCGCCTTGCGGCACCGGGATCCGCCCGTCGCGCGAGCCGGGATAGGGAAACTCCATCTCGTCGAAGAGCACCACGTGCTCGCCCATCCAGAGTGACTCGAGCCCGGCCGACTCGAGCCGGCGGCCCAGGTCGGCCACCATCTGCGGCGTGGCCAGCGGGGACATGAACGTCGCGAAGACACCGATCTTCATTGCCATCTCCTCACAGCTTCTCGAGCACCTCGGTCACGAAGAGCCGGAACGACGTCTCGGACAGGGGCGCGATCATCAGGTACTCCAGCGGCAGCTCGCTGCGCAGCCGCGCGAGCTCGTCGCGCACGCGTGCCGGCGAGCCCCACACGACGCAGCCGTCGACGTACTCGTCGATCGGCCGGCGCAGCGTCGCGCGCGCGTTGCCCGAGACACGCGGACCGGTCGTGCCGCTGCGGTCGTAGGAGCCGAGCAGCCAGGAGCTGCCGCGCAGGGCCACCTCGCGCGCCTCTTCGTCGCTGGCCGCGATCGCGATCTGGCGCGCGACGGGGATGTCGCGGCCCGCGATGGCATGACCGTGACTGCGCAGGACCTCGTCGTAGCGCCGCCGCTTTGCGGCGATCTCGGCGTGCGTGCTGTGCGGGTCCATCAGGATCGAGTGACCGTGCGCGGCGCCCCACTCGATCGCCTCGAGCGAGGACGCCCCGATCCACACCGGCGGGTGCGGCTGCTGCAGCGGCCGCGGCAGCACCTCGATGTCTTCGAACGAGACGAACTCACCCCGGAAGCTGGCGCGCTCCTGGCGCCACGCCGCCAGCACGGCCTCGAAATACTCACGGAACTTCGGATAGCTCTGGTCCGGAGTGATTCCGAAGGCGCGGTGCTCCTTGGCGTCGAAGCCCCGCCCGGCGCCCCAGTTGACCCGGCCGCCGGAGAGCACGTCGAGCAGCGCCACCTCTTCCGCCACGCGCAGCGGGTGCGAGAGCGAGGGCAAGGTGACCGCGGTGCCGATGCGCAGGCGTTCCGTCCGCCCGGCCACGTGCATGCCCATGAGATGCACGTTGGGGCACACGCTGTAGCCCGAGAAGTGGTGCTCGGCGAGCCACACCGCGTCGAACCCGGAGCGCTCCATGACGTCGACCCGCTCGAGCGCGCGCGCATACACTTCGGTGAGCGGGATCCGCCGGTCCGGCCAGCCGAAGAACTGGAGCGCGCCGATCTTCACCCGCACAGGGTAGACCGGCGCGCCCCGTGCCGTCTGCCCAGCGCCGGCTCGGGCGAGATAGACTGGAGTGGTCGAGTGACATGAACGAGTCGACTTCAAAGCCCGCGCTCCACGTCGAATCACGCGGCCGCAAAGACCGGCCCGCGCTGCTGCTTCTGCACGGCCTCTTGTCCAGCAACCTGCAGTGGGAGCTGCAGCGGCCCGCGTTCGACGACGCCTTCCGCTGGCACGCTGCCGAGCTCTGGGGACACGGCGGCTCGCCAGCTCCGATCGACCCACCCGCCTATTCGGCCGACGGCTACGTGGGCGCCTTCGAGGCGCTGCGCCGCGCGCTCGGGCTCGAGCGCTGGATCGTGGTGGGTCAGTCACTCGGCGCGGGGCTGATGCTGCGCTACGCGCTCGACCACCCCGAGGCGGTGCGCGGGATCGTGCTCACGAACTCGCTGTCTGCGTTCAGCGAGGTCGGGTCGGCGCTGCACAGCCCGACGCTCGAGGACGTGCGCGCGCTCGATCTGCGCACGCTGCCCGTCCACCCGACTCACGCCAAGCGCTTCCCCCAGGACCTGCGCGACCGCATGGCGCGCGCCGCCGACGGCGTCGACCGGGTCGCGCTGTGGCGCGCGTTCGCCGAGACTCTCCGCTCGACCTGCTGCCGCGACCAGCTGCCGAAGCTCGCCGTGCCGGCGCTGCTCGTGAACGGCGCTCGCGAGCGGGCCTTCCAGCCGCACCGCGACTTCGCAGCCGGAGCCATGCCCGGCCTGCGCGTCGTCGACCTCGAGGCCGGCCACGCGGTGAACATCGAGGCGCCGCAGGAGTTCGAGGCCGCGGTCCTCGGGTTTACAGCCAGCCTCGCCGACGGATGAGGCTGCAGCCCCCGAGCGCGACGGCTGCGAGCGCGAGACCCGCTCCGGCGGCCGGCTCCGGGAACTCGACGATCCCGCGCCCTCCCGGCTCGTTGGTCGCGTCGTTCCACTTTCCGGGCGCGCCCCAGTTCATCTCGCCGTAGTTCTCGACCCCGCCCGAGTTGTTCGGCTCGCCCGGCAGCCAGTTGGTGTAGGTGAGCGGATCGCCGTTGACCCACATGAAGGTGCCCTCGATCTGGGTGTCGGTGAGTCCGATCCAGAACGGCTCGGTCCCGCCGAACTGCGCGACCAGCGCGTCCTGCTCGGCCTGGTCGTCGATGACGACCAGGTGACCTCCGAGTGAGGTCGCGTAGGCCTCCGCGTCCGTCCAGGACAGCACGGGCGTGAGCGCGTAGGTCGAGGCGAAAGCGGGAGAGGAAGACAGGCCGAACGAGAACGCCAGCAGGGCCGACGAGGCGGCCGAGACGCTCCGAGTGAGCATGGCACCTCCCGAAGGTAGGTCCAGCCTACCATGTCGGCTCAGTCACGCACAAGGAGTCACTTGCCGCGAAACACCGGCGCGCGCTTCTCCAGGAAGGCGCGCGGACCTTCGCGCGCGTCCTCCGAGCCCATCACCGCCATGCCGTACTTCTGCTCGATGGCGAAAGCCTGGTCCTCGGGAAGTGTCTCGGTCTGGCGCAGCGTGGCGACGATCGCCTTCACGGCCAGCGGCCCATTCATGGCGATGCGCGCCGCGATCTCGCGCGCTTTCGCCAGCGCCTGTCCGTCGGGCACCACGTGATTGACGAGCCCGAGCTCATGGGCGCGCTTCGCGGGCAGGTCCTCGCCGCAGATCAGCATCTCCGCGGCCACCGCGTAGCCGATCTGGCGCCGCAGGCGCACGGTCGAGCCCGCCATCGGAAACAGGCCGCGCTGCACCTCGGTCACTCCGAACACGGCGCTCTCGCCCGCCACGCGGATGTCGGTGCCCTGCAGGATCTCCGTACCGCCGGCACGCGCGAAGCCTTCGACCGCCAGGATCACGGGCTTGGTCGGGCGGTAGGTCTTGAGCCACGCGCCGTAAATCAGCGCGGGCTCGGTCATGGCGCGCTTCATCCACTCGTTCTCGGGCTTGCCCGAGCTCATCTTCCCGATCTCGCCCAGGTCCATGCCCGCGCAGAAGGTGCTGCCCTTCCCGGTGAGGATCGCCACGCGCAGCTCGTCGTCCTGGTCGAGCTGGTTCCAGGCGTCGTAGAGCCGGCACATCGCCTCGCAGTTGATGGCGTTGCGCTTCTCGGGGCGGTTCAGGCTCACGAAGAGGACGTGTCCGTCCTTCTCGACGATCACGGCGGGCTCGGTCACGGGCGGTCTCCTCGCGAATGTGTGCGCACCATATCGCGATCGGTCCGATTCCTGCGACTTCGTGACGGCGGCCGACCCGGACGCGCGCCGCGCTAGCTCGACGGCGCCGGCTGGACGGAGCGCACGGAGCCCTGGATCGCCCACCACAGGCGCTGCTTGCGCTTCCCGCAGGCGTTCTTGGCCAGGTCCTCGGGGTCGCGGTCGAGCGCGACCACGCTCTGGTTCAAGTCGCTCGCGTCGACCGCGCGGCTGTAGCCGTCGAGCCAGTACACGGTCATCCGGCGATCCTCGCGGTCGAGCTTGAGATACGACTTGCAGGTGAGCTCGGTGGGCGGCCGAGTGAGTCGCGCCTCGCCGCGCGCCACGGCTTGCTTGCCGGGCGCGAGCTCTTGCACCTTGGACCAGACGGGCGCGCTCGGCTCCTTCGGGCAGGCGTCGAGCACGCGCGTGAGTCCGGCCGCGATCGGCACCGGTCCTACCTTGTCCTGCGGAATCTCGCGCTGCCCGTAGCCCTGCAGGAAGCTGAGAATCCGCTTCTGGTTGTCGAGACCCAGCTCACCGAACTCCGCGCAGGAGACCTGGATGGCGTCGACCTGCCGTGGCCGCCTC
Above is a window of Myxococcota bacterium DNA encoding:
- a CDS encoding RraA family protein, whose protein sequence is MSPNEPWQALARFDTPTICNALEAVCPERRGVGFTIHSLFCAHPGLPPIVARARTATIRAATPSGRSAADEAQLLHDYYRHVGAPPHPTVTVIEDLDPVPGTGAWWGEVHTHLHRGLGSLGVITNGSVRDLDQIAPGFQVLAGKVAPSHAHVHPVEVGVPVSVAGMRVSPGDWIHADRHGAVVIPEPALASLAAAAEAVTRRERVLIEASQKPGFDLAQLEALLSGRAH
- a CDS encoding glutathione S-transferase family protein; translated protein: MKIYGHKQAPNPRRVRIFLAEKGVSVPTEEVDIFARDNRKPPFLAKNPLGGIPVLELDDGTCIAESVAICRYLEGLHPKPALFGETPLQEATIEMWNRRLELVLFQSIGMVWIHGHPLTKALLKQIPENVAPARARAAEFFALLDAELAKRPFIAGPSYSIADVTALCAIDFGRFIEVTPDASLAHLARWHAAVSARPSAGA
- a CDS encoding glucose 1-dehydrogenase, with protein sequence MRLSGKVAVVTGGARGIGAGIATCLAKEGAAVAVVDIDGPEAEKTAKGLGGRALGIAADCSDERAIAAAVERVVRELGGLDVMVNNAGAGTGVIRPEEIPTGPGLENLPQASWDSQLANNLRTTFAGCKAAIPRLRARGGGTIVNIASIAALVPSPQLAAYGAAKAGVVHLTKSLALELGPSNIRVNAICPGFLFTRAWEGLAMVMKLTRPEYRDLSAREIFLAAVKQAAPLGREQTPEDIGKLVCFLASDDAMNITGQEIKVDGGITLKTGSGV
- a CDS encoding C-type lectin domain-containing protein, yielding MLTRSVSAASSALLAFSFGLSSSPAFASTYALTPVLSWTDAEAYATSLGGHLVVIDDQAEQDALVAQFGGTEPFWIGLTDTQIEGTFMWVNGDPLTYTNWLPGEPNNSGGVENYGEMNWGAPGKWNDATNEPGGRGIVEFPEPAAGAGLALAAVALGGCSLIRRRGWL
- a CDS encoding sialidase family protein, with product MAIQPKDLEHVRAHADPAHACNQGSLIRLANGELLMGYNEERGTRHRDSGQSCLVRSRDGGRSWDPASRTVVWPWSDTQGNWDCAFAQLSDGEILMHTRVCSFLDATALRGAADQVVGGPPPGRAERFKRQTGYALCRSRDGGHTWSAPRPVNTSPICDSGLGPYIVGGSGAGHVIELPDGGLLMPLHGTISREWPLAAGETPRCFVLRSDDRGRNWEYWATVAYDASHILEWVEPGMTRLRDGRLICLMRTQARPGRFDHLWFSESADDGASWSRPERTGLWGYPADVTQLDDGRVLAVYGYRRAPWGVRACVSRDGRSWDPRNEFVVREGGAAEPGFREYWHIGYPTLALAPDGAIAVAYHEYARGATPIQEMWVTRFRL
- a CDS encoding HdeA/HdeB family chaperone, which produces MSRKRRTLWLLPFALLALGAERRPRQVDAIQVSCAEFGELGLDNQKRILSFLQGYGQREIPQDKVGPVPIAAGLTRVLDACPKEPSAPVWSKVQELAPGKQAVARGEARLTRPPTELTCKSYLKLDREDRRMTVYWLDGYSRAVDASDLNQSVVALDRDPEDLAKNACGKRKQRLWWAIQGSVRSVQPAPSS
- a CDS encoding GNAT family N-acetyltransferase yields the protein MQAIRKLREDEWRLLRELRLRALRDSPDSFSPLAEEVAREDDAYWQRGARAFGTGEHAALFVAERDGRAVGLVSATAAAGTGYIGAMWLDPGARGAGLGRALLEAACSALRARGCARLVLSVTETNQRAIALYQSAGFALTGDSKPLRPGSPLRNLEMVATDGSA
- a CDS encoding alpha/beta hydrolase, which codes for MNESTSKPALHVESRGRKDRPALLLLHGLLSSNLQWELQRPAFDDAFRWHAAELWGHGGSPAPIDPPAYSADGYVGAFEALRRALGLERWIVVGQSLGAGLMLRYALDHPEAVRGIVLTNSLSAFSEVGSALHSPTLEDVRALDLRTLPVHPTHAKRFPQDLRDRMARAADGVDRVALWRAFAETLRSTCCRDQLPKLAVPALLVNGARERAFQPHRDFAAGAMPGLRVVDLEAGHAVNIEAPQEFEAAVLGFTASLADG
- a CDS encoding alpha/beta hydrolase, which gives rise to MTPLEPVVGRYLTLELDGLAHRVYFEEAGRGIPLLCQHTAGAHGAQWRHLLAAEEVTRDFRVIAYDLPYHGKSLPPEGKTWWAEEYRLTKAFLMQVPLALARALELERPVYLGSSIGGHLALDLAANHPESFRAVIGLEAAASTPGGWDDIFNHPRVSNAFKASLMYGLTSPTAPERYRRETEWVYSQGAPPVFKGDLYYYSVDHQMTREQLGAIDTRRCRVHLLTGEYDFTTPLDMARDVAAAIPGAEWAPMTGLGHFPMCEDPERFLAVIRPVLEKIRAQG
- a CDS encoding LLM class F420-dependent oxidoreductase, whose product is MKIGVFATFMSPLATPQMVADLGRRLESAGLESLWMGEHVVLFDEMEFPYPGSRDGRIPVPQGGGMLDTVATFGFLAGATKSLRLGTGITLVPQRNPIYTAKEFATLDWLTGGRIDFGVGVGWCKEEVIACGYGWEDRGERCDEFLKAMIALWTQPLASFQGKHLQLAACRMDPKPVQKPHVPIIVGGHAPRSLRRAAELGSGWYGFALTPELTAATLKSLDGALAAAGRSRKGFEIVITPRDATPESLKAFADLGVDRLVVQLGSQKPEAVEKRLPELERLVRAAP
- a CDS encoding LLM class flavin-dependent oxidoreductase, with protein sequence MKIGALQFFGWPDRRIPLTEVYARALERVDVMERSGFDAVWLAEHHFSGYSVCPNVHLMGMHVAGRTERLRIGTAVTLPSLSHPLRVAEEVALLDVLSGGRVNWGAGRGFDAKEHRAFGITPDQSYPKFREYFEAVLAAWRQERASFRGEFVSFEDIEVLPRPLQQPHPPVWIGASSLEAIEWGAAHGHSILMDPHSTHAEIAAKRRRYDEVLRSHGHAIAGRDIPVARQIAIAASDEEAREVALRGSSWLLGSYDRSGTTGPRVSGNARATLRRPIDEYVDGCVVWGSPARVRDELARLRSELPLEYLMIAPLSETSFRLFVTEVLEKL
- a CDS encoding GFA family protein, producing the protein MLEGSCDCGAVRIELDVAPKDVTDCNCGICRRCGARWSYFHPMSVRILPPSGATAIYQRGKRMLEFHRCTMCGCVTHWAPVDKRHPRMGVNMRLFPPELLAKLEVLLCDAASW
- a CDS encoding crotonase/enoyl-CoA hydratase family protein; this encodes MTEPAVIVEKDGHVLFVSLNRPEKRNAINCEAMCRLYDAWNQLDQDDELRVAILTGKGSTFCAGMDLGEIGKMSSGKPENEWMKRAMTEPALIYGAWLKTYRPTKPVILAVEGFARAGGTEILQGTDIRVAGESAVFGVTEVQRGLFPMAGSTVRLRRQIGYAVAAEMLICGEDLPAKRAHELGLVNHVVPDGQALAKAREIAARIAMNGPLAVKAIVATLRQTETLPEDQAFAIEQKYGMAVMGSEDAREGPRAFLEKRAPVFRGK